In a single window of the Streptomyces sp. NBC_00094 genome:
- a CDS encoding MFS transporter gives MSVVRDLRVLLRLTNFRRLLAVRLLSQCADGVYQVALATYVVFSPEKQASPTAIASAMAVLLLPYSLVGPFAGVLLDRWQRRQVFLYGNLLRTLLACGTAVLIVASVPDWLFYASALSVTAVNRFVLAGLSASLPRVVDEERLVVANSLSPTAGTLAATLGGGLAFGVRLVADESDAAVVAFAAALYLLSALSSLRMPRGLLGPDPELVPQRLTSALTSTVRGLVDGLRHLAERRPAARALAAVALMRFCYGALLVTVLMLCRYAWSSTEAKGLALLGLAVAASGVGFFAAAVLSPWGVGRLGPFGWMTLCAGLAAVLVPTLGLFFDPVPFLVAAFVLGLITQGSKIATDTVVQTTVDDAYRGRIFSLYDVLFNVAFVGAAGIAALMLPPDGRSPLLVILVAVVYAAIALALHRERTEG, from the coding sequence ATGTCCGTCGTACGTGATCTGCGCGTACTCCTGCGCCTGACGAACTTCCGCCGCCTGCTCGCCGTCCGGCTGCTCTCCCAGTGCGCCGACGGGGTCTACCAGGTGGCGCTGGCCACGTACGTCGTCTTCTCCCCAGAGAAGCAGGCCTCACCCACCGCCATCGCCTCGGCCATGGCCGTGCTCCTGCTCCCGTACTCGCTCGTCGGACCCTTCGCCGGCGTCCTCCTCGACCGCTGGCAGCGCCGCCAGGTCTTCCTGTACGGGAACCTCCTGCGCACCCTGCTCGCCTGCGGGACCGCCGTGCTCATCGTCGCGTCCGTCCCCGACTGGCTCTTCTACGCCTCCGCGCTCTCCGTCACCGCGGTCAACCGTTTCGTGCTCGCGGGGCTCTCGGCCTCGCTCCCGCGCGTCGTCGACGAGGAGAGGCTGGTCGTGGCGAACTCGCTCTCCCCCACCGCCGGCACTCTCGCCGCCACCCTCGGGGGCGGCCTGGCCTTCGGCGTCCGGCTCGTCGCCGACGAGTCCGACGCGGCCGTGGTGGCCTTCGCCGCCGCCCTCTATCTCCTGTCCGCCCTCTCCTCCCTGCGGATGCCCCGGGGGCTCCTCGGACCCGATCCGGAGCTGGTTCCCCAGCGGCTCACCTCGGCGCTGACCTCGACGGTCCGGGGGCTGGTCGACGGGCTGCGGCACCTGGCCGAGCGACGACCGGCCGCCAGGGCGCTGGCCGCGGTCGCCCTGATGCGCTTCTGCTACGGCGCCCTGCTCGTCACCGTGCTGATGCTCTGCCGCTACGCCTGGAGCTCCACGGAAGCCAAGGGGCTGGCGCTCCTGGGGCTCGCCGTCGCCGCTTCGGGAGTGGGATTCTTCGCGGCCGCGGTCCTCTCGCCCTGGGGGGTGGGACGGCTGGGGCCCTTCGGCTGGATGACCCTGTGCGCCGGGCTCGCGGCCGTCCTGGTGCCGACTCTCGGCCTGTTCTTCGACCCCGTCCCCTTCCTCGTGGCCGCCTTCGTCCTCGGACTCATCACCCAGGGATCCAAGATCGCGACGGACACGGTGGTGCAGACGACCGTCGACGACGCCTACCGGGGACGGATCTTCTCCCTCTACGACGTGCTGTTCAACGTCGCCTTCGTGGGAGCGGCGGGGATCGCGGCACTGATGCTGCCGCCGGACGGCCGCTCCCCCCTCCTGGTGATTCTGGTCGCCGTCGTCTACGCGGCGATCGCGCTGGCACTCCACAGGGAACGCACGGAGGGGTGA
- a CDS encoding DUF6049 family protein: MGEAADIQGTGPSPARRWLRRTITVAVGAPLLAGLLQAPTASPAAAAEDATGSKTVDVSLDTLTPSAPVEGDTVTVSGTVTNRGKKVITEATVDLRVGPMMTSRSEIDQASERTGYRDDSDPPTLDEGPTLKIPRLGPGLSTDFSLSVPVSELGLDESGVYQLGVSLTGQTSDRRYDRVLGIERTFLPYQPEATEKKTQLTYLWPLISSAHVSAETNTDEQQTPVFEDDDLAAELRPGGRLDQMVALGKDLPVTWVIDPDLLATVDAMANGYRVKDGTTHLPGKNQVVAERWLDSLEKAVQGHKVVALPFADPDLASLAHRGKDVPSSLGHLQSATSLAGTTVETILHVQPSTDFSWPVEGAVDPSIVAVATSASADKVIARSDSVRDDLSYTPTAARPLGSGSTTAVVSDALLSTAFEGDMVRAENSTLAVQEFLSHSLAITLEQPEQQRSIVVAPQRVPTGAQAQSMATALHGLSARRWSQPTDLLAAAAAKPDPNASTTVPSSSRYPKDLRDRELPVQTFRDMKTTRDELDDFKVILTQPERVVPPFGNAINREMSTSWRGQAREAAVYRNDVLKYLQGLTESIQLVPKSDLTLSGRSATIPVTVQNKLLQGVDNLVLRLTSSNKSRLELNGEAYAELPVKISAGHSQSVKFTATANANGQLPMTAQLYTEDGTPYGQPMTFNVKVSEITATVMLVIAGGVLLLVLAGVRMYSQRKRVAARKAEADAEKTDAGTEDDEDGEGGEDGEDGEGDEPEQPSDPTPDTGPESGGPSGPSEKVDR; encoded by the coding sequence GTGGGCGAGGCGGCAGACATCCAGGGAACCGGTCCCTCACCTGCCCGCCGATGGCTGCGGCGCACGATCACGGTCGCCGTCGGGGCGCCGCTCCTCGCCGGTCTCCTCCAGGCCCCGACCGCCTCGCCGGCGGCTGCCGCGGAGGACGCCACCGGCTCCAAGACCGTCGATGTGTCCCTCGACACCCTGACCCCGAGCGCTCCCGTGGAAGGTGACACCGTCACCGTCTCGGGGACGGTGACCAACCGGGGGAAGAAGGTCATCACCGAGGCGACGGTGGATCTGCGCGTCGGCCCGATGATGACGAGCCGCAGCGAGATCGACCAGGCCTCCGAGCGCACCGGCTACCGGGACGACAGCGACCCCCCGACCCTCGACGAGGGTCCCACCCTCAAGATCCCCCGCCTCGGCCCCGGCCTCAGCACGGATTTCTCCCTCTCCGTCCCCGTCTCCGAACTCGGTCTCGACGAGTCGGGCGTGTACCAGCTGGGCGTCTCGCTCACCGGCCAGACCTCGGACCGGCGCTACGACCGGGTCCTCGGCATCGAGCGGACCTTCCTGCCGTACCAGCCGGAAGCCACCGAGAAGAAGACCCAGCTCACCTACCTCTGGCCGCTGATCTCCTCGGCCCACGTCTCGGCGGAGACGAACACGGACGAGCAGCAGACCCCCGTCTTCGAGGACGACGACCTGGCCGCCGAGCTGCGGCCGGGCGGCCGTCTCGACCAGATGGTCGCGCTGGGCAAGGACCTCCCGGTCACCTGGGTGATCGATCCGGACCTGCTGGCCACCGTCGACGCCATGGCGAACGGCTACCGCGTCAAGGACGGCACCACCCACCTCCCCGGCAAGAACCAGGTCGTGGCCGAGCGGTGGCTGGACTCGCTGGAGAAGGCCGTCCAGGGACACAAGGTCGTCGCGCTGCCCTTCGCCGACCCCGACCTCGCCTCCCTGGCCCACCGCGGCAAGGACGTCCCCAGCTCCCTTGGGCACCTCCAGTCGGCGACCTCCCTCGCGGGGACGACCGTCGAGACCATCCTCCACGTGCAGCCGTCCACCGACTTCTCCTGGCCCGTCGAGGGAGCCGTCGACCCCTCCATCGTGGCCGTCGCGACCTCGGCCAGCGCCGACAAGGTGATCGCCCGCAGCGACAGCGTCCGCGACGACCTCTCCTACACGCCGACAGCCGCGCGCCCCCTCGGCAGCGGCAGCACCACGGCCGTGGTGAGCGACGCACTCCTGTCCACCGCCTTCGAGGGCGACATGGTCCGTGCGGAGAACTCCACCCTCGCGGTCCAGGAGTTCCTCTCCCACTCGCTCGCGATCACCCTGGAACAGCCGGAACAGCAGCGCAGCATCGTGGTCGCCCCGCAGCGGGTGCCGACCGGCGCCCAGGCCCAGAGCATGGCGACCGCCCTGCACGGCCTCTCCGCCCGGCGCTGGAGCCAGCCGACCGACCTCCTCGCGGCGGCCGCGGCCAAGCCGGACCCGAACGCCTCCACCACGGTGCCCAGCAGCTCCCGCTACCCGAAGGACCTGCGCGACCGGGAACTCCCCGTCCAGACCTTCCGTGACATGAAGACGACCCGCGACGAGCTGGACGACTTCAAGGTCATCCTGACCCAGCCGGAACGTGTCGTCCCCCCGTTCGGCAACGCGATCAACCGCGAGATGTCCACCTCCTGGCGCGGTCAGGCCAGAGAGGCCGCGGTCTACCGGAACGACGTCCTCAAGTACCTGCAGGGCCTCACCGAGAGCATCCAGCTGGTCCCCAAGTCGGACCTGACGCTGTCCGGCCGCAGTGCGACGATCCCCGTGACCGTGCAGAACAAGCTGCTGCAGGGCGTGGACAATCTGGTGCTGCGCCTCACGTCCAGCAACAAGAGTCGGCTGGAGCTGAACGGCGAAGCCTATGCAGAGCTCCCCGTGAAGATCAGCGCCGGGCACAGCCAGTCGGTGAAGTTCACCGCCACGGCCAATGCCAATGGCCAGCTCCCGATGACGGCCCAGCTCTACACCGAGGACGGCACCCCTTACGGGCAGCCGATGACCTTCAACGTGAAGGTCTCCGAGATCACCGCCACGGTGATGCTCGTGATCGCCGGCGGTGTGCTGCTCCTCGTCCTCGCCGGAGTGCGCATGTACAGCCAGCGCAAGCGGGTCGCCGCCAGGAAAGCCGAGGCCGACGCCGAGAAGACCGACGCCGGAACGGAAGACGACGAGGACGGCGAAGGCGGCGAGGACGGTGAGGACGGCGAGGGAGACGAACCCGAGCAGCCGAGTGACCCGACGCCGGACACCGGGCCCGAAAGCGGCGGCCCGTCGGGCCCGAGTGAGAAAGTGGACCGTTGA
- the sigM gene encoding RNA polymerase sigma factor SigM encodes MDDPIDKATDDQELLARHVAGDPDAFGELVRRHRDRLWAVALRTLGDREEAADALQDALLSAFRAAHTFRGQSAVTTWLHRITVNACLDRARKAASRRTSPVDDTDRWEQLLDPHESAEAPAERRDLHRELLAALARIPADQRAALVLVDMQGYPVAEAARILGVPTGTVKSRCARGRARLLPMVTHLRTDTVGNEAAEGGRNRTPGTSVPPVPGPTDTGPTDPAAVKGGGGRA; translated from the coding sequence TTGGACGATCCGATAGACAAGGCCACAGACGACCAGGAGCTCTTGGCGCGCCATGTCGCCGGGGATCCCGACGCCTTCGGTGAGCTCGTACGGCGACACCGCGACCGTCTGTGGGCGGTGGCCCTGCGGACCCTGGGGGACCGCGAGGAGGCCGCTGACGCCCTTCAGGACGCCCTTCTGTCGGCCTTCCGGGCCGCCCACACCTTCCGCGGCCAGTCGGCCGTCACGACCTGGCTCCACCGCATCACGGTGAACGCCTGCCTCGACCGCGCCCGCAAGGCCGCCTCCCGCAGAACCTCCCCCGTCGACGACACCGACCGCTGGGAGCAGCTCCTCGACCCCCACGAGTCGGCCGAGGCCCCCGCCGAGCGCCGGGATCTCCATCGCGAGCTCCTGGCCGCCCTCGCCCGGATCCCCGCCGACCAGCGCGCCGCACTCGTCCTCGTCGACATGCAGGGATACCCGGTCGCGGAGGCGGCACGTATCCTCGGCGTCCCTACCGGAACCGTGAAAAGCCGCTGCGCACGAGGGCGGGCACGACTGCTCCCGATGGTCACTCATCTGCGCACCGACACAGTGGGTAACGAGGCCGCCGAAGGGGGAAGGAACCGGACGCCGGGGACATCCGTCCCACCGGTGCCGGGGCCGACGGATACCGGACCGACAGATCCAGCTGCTGTGAAGGGCGGAGGTGGGCGCGCGTGA
- a CDS encoding protein kinase family protein, translating to MAERSTAAVDVADNSGDDPLTAKADKAATDGVAETQKAAAKTAEATESKAGERQGGEPPSITAPELHSGHKLARRYRLEECVTRLDGFSSWRAVDEKLRRAVGVHLLPADHPRARSVLAAARSSALLGDPRFVQVLDAVEENDLVYVVHEWLPDSTELTALLAAGPLEAHDAYQLVSQVSQAMAAAHREGLAHLRLTPSAVLRSSTGQYRIRGLAVNAALRGITADRPQRTDTEAIGALLYAALTQRWPYDSDAYGLSGLPKGVGLLPPDQVRAGVHRGLSEIAMRALANDGATASRQEPPCTTPDELAKAVAAMPRVKPPEPTFPTPPEYQRTTYQQGTYGRPQVRPVATQPIVVPPAPLQSRTGTALKWAVSALLIAALGLGSWQIADRLLAPEPSTKTPVTSPTVDEKPEPPKPIAIKSAHDFDPLGNGAENPQTIELAYDGDPSTFWHTVNYYGSDFANLKTGVGIVLDLGTAQKVSSVDLSFLGHTSVELRTAPSAASSEPSTPERFTTRASGEGSNVTLKPTEPVTTRYLLVWLTQLPANDGGFRGKLAEIKIMG from the coding sequence GTGGCGGAACGTAGCACGGCTGCCGTCGACGTGGCCGACAACAGCGGTGACGACCCGCTGACCGCCAAGGCGGACAAGGCCGCGACCGACGGGGTGGCGGAAACGCAGAAGGCGGCGGCGAAGACCGCCGAGGCCACAGAGAGCAAGGCGGGCGAGCGACAGGGCGGCGAACCGCCCTCCATCACCGCGCCCGAACTGCACAGCGGGCACAAGCTGGCGAGGCGTTACCGGCTGGAGGAGTGCGTCACCCGTCTGGACGGCTTCAGCAGTTGGCGTGCCGTCGACGAGAAGCTGCGGCGTGCCGTCGGGGTCCACCTGCTGCCCGCCGACCACCCCCGGGCCCGCTCGGTGCTGGCCGCGGCCCGATCCTCGGCGCTGCTCGGCGACCCCCGGTTCGTCCAGGTCCTCGACGCCGTCGAGGAGAACGACCTCGTGTACGTCGTGCACGAGTGGCTGCCCGACTCCACCGAGCTGACCGCGCTCCTCGCGGCCGGCCCGCTGGAGGCACACGACGCCTACCAGCTCGTCAGCCAGGTCTCCCAGGCCATGGCCGCGGCCCACCGCGAGGGTCTGGCACACCTCCGGCTCACGCCGAGCGCCGTCCTGCGCAGCTCCACCGGCCAGTACCGGATCCGCGGCCTCGCCGTGAACGCCGCTCTGCGCGGCATCACGGCCGATCGCCCGCAGCGCACCGACACCGAGGCCATCGGCGCCCTGCTGTACGCGGCGCTCACGCAGCGCTGGCCGTACGACAGCGACGCCTACGGACTCTCCGGCCTCCCCAAGGGCGTGGGCCTCCTCCCGCCCGACCAGGTGCGGGCCGGGGTCCACCGCGGCCTCTCCGAGATCGCCATGCGCGCCCTCGCCAACGACGGGGCCACCGCCTCGCGCCAGGAGCCGCCCTGCACGACTCCGGACGAGCTCGCCAAGGCCGTGGCCGCGATGCCCCGCGTCAAGCCGCCGGAGCCGACGTTCCCCACCCCGCCGGAATACCAGCGCACGACGTACCAGCAGGGCACCTACGGCCGGCCCCAGGTACGTCCCGTCGCCACCCAGCCGATCGTCGTGCCTCCTGCCCCGCTCCAGAGCCGTACCGGCACGGCACTGAAGTGGGCCGTCTCGGCTCTGCTGATCGCCGCCCTGGGCCTGGGCAGCTGGCAGATCGCCGACCGGCTGCTCGCCCCGGAGCCGAGCACCAAGACGCCGGTCACGTCTCCCACCGTCGACGAGAAGCCCGAGCCGCCCAAGCCGATCGCCATCAAGTCCGCCCATGACTTCGATCCGCTGGGCAACGGCGCGGAGAACCCCCAGACCATAGAGCTCGCCTACGACGGCGACCCCAGCACCTTCTGGCACACCGTGAACTACTACGGTTCCGACTTCGCCAACCTGAAGACGGGCGTGGGCATCGTCCTCGACCTGGGCACGGCCCAGAAGGTCAGCTCGGTCGACCTGTCGTTCCTGGGCCACACCTCGGTGGAACTCCGCACCGCGCCCTCCGCCGCCTCTTCGGAACCCTCCACGCCCGAGAGGTTCACGACCCGGGCCTCCGGCGAGGGCAGCAACGTGACACTGAAGCCCACCGAGCCGGTCACGACCCGCTACCTTCTGGTCTGGCTGACGCAACTCCCCGCCAACGACGGGGGCTTCCGCGGCAAGCTGGCCGAGATCAAGATCATGGGCTGA
- the murJ gene encoding murein biosynthesis integral membrane protein MurJ — protein MNAPYDGDRGQGADGTAPSGGTPAAPPGSGYPQVPPSPQQGFADPHGQNAFAQNPYAQDPYVQDAFAHDPYRAQDVSAQDPVTEALYDRAAHPPPPPGTYQEPQPLYQQPAVPQHAPDPRVWAQTPAPEPDGASRHLPYGDDARTVQFTGVDDLVTRAGEENPEPDAFAHLYRDQQTPGQVPPPATEPDPMPAPAPAPKKSGRASGLLKSSAVMAAGTLVSRLTGFVRSLVITGALGAALLGDTFTIAYTLPTMIYILTVGGGLNSVFVPQLVRSMKNDEDGGEAYANRLLTLVMVALGLIVVAAVLAAPVLVRLMSNTIADDAAANSVAVTFARYCLPTIFFMGVHVVMGQILNARGKFGAMMWTPVLNNIVMIVTFGLFIWVYGTSAESQMGVQTIPDEGIRLLGIGTLLGLVVQALAMIPYLRETGFRFRPRFDWKGHGLGKTVKLAKWTVLFVLANQAGVLVVTQLATAAGQESGKNGAGFLAYSNAQLIWGMPQAIITVSVMAALLPRISRAAHDDDPGAVRDDISQGLRNSAVAIVPVSFAFLALGVPMCTLLYASSGVEAAQGMGFILMAFGLGLIPYSVQYVVLRGFYAYEDTRTPFYNTVIVAAVNAATSALCYVLLPAQWAVVGMAASYGLAYAVGVGIAWRRLRNRLGGDLDGTQVMRTYARLCMASVPAAIVAGAVGFGLLKLLGEGALGSLVALLIGGAVLLGVFFVAAKRMRIAELNTLVGMVRGRLGR, from the coding sequence ATGAACGCGCCGTACGACGGTGACCGCGGCCAGGGCGCGGACGGCACCGCGCCGTCCGGTGGGACGCCCGCCGCACCCCCCGGTTCCGGGTACCCCCAGGTGCCGCCGTCCCCCCAGCAGGGCTTCGCCGACCCGCACGGGCAGAACGCCTTCGCGCAGAACCCGTACGCCCAGGACCCCTACGTCCAGGACGCCTTCGCCCACGATCCGTACCGGGCTCAGGACGTGTCCGCGCAGGACCCGGTGACCGAGGCGCTCTACGACCGCGCCGCGCACCCGCCGCCCCCGCCCGGCACGTACCAGGAGCCCCAGCCGCTCTACCAGCAGCCCGCCGTGCCCCAGCACGCGCCGGACCCCCGGGTGTGGGCGCAGACCCCGGCGCCCGAGCCCGACGGTGCCTCACGCCACCTGCCGTACGGCGACGACGCGCGCACGGTCCAGTTCACCGGCGTCGACGACCTGGTGACCCGCGCCGGCGAGGAGAACCCCGAGCCGGACGCGTTCGCGCACCTCTACCGGGACCAGCAGACGCCCGGCCAGGTGCCCCCGCCCGCCACGGAGCCGGACCCCATGCCCGCCCCTGCCCCCGCTCCGAAGAAGTCCGGCCGTGCCTCAGGGCTGCTCAAGTCGAGCGCCGTAATGGCGGCCGGCACCCTCGTCTCCCGGCTCACCGGCTTCGTCCGCAGCCTGGTGATCACCGGCGCGCTCGGCGCGGCGCTGCTCGGCGACACCTTCACCATCGCCTACACGCTGCCGACGATGATCTACATCCTCACCGTCGGCGGCGGCCTCAACTCGGTCTTCGTGCCCCAGCTCGTCCGTTCGATGAAGAACGACGAGGACGGCGGCGAGGCCTACGCCAACCGCCTGCTCACCCTGGTGATGGTGGCGCTGGGACTGATCGTGGTGGCGGCCGTCCTCGCCGCACCGGTCCTGGTCCGGCTGATGTCGAACACGATCGCCGACGACGCCGCGGCCAACAGCGTGGCCGTGACCTTCGCCCGCTACTGCCTGCCCACGATCTTCTTCATGGGCGTGCACGTGGTGATGGGCCAGATCCTCAACGCCCGCGGCAAGTTCGGCGCGATGATGTGGACGCCGGTCCTCAACAACATCGTCATGATCGTCACGTTCGGCCTGTTCATCTGGGTCTACGGCACCTCCGCCGAGTCCCAGATGGGCGTCCAGACCATTCCCGACGAGGGCATCCGCCTGCTCGGCATCGGCACCCTCCTCGGGCTCGTCGTGCAGGCGCTGGCGATGATCCCGTACCTCCGCGAGACGGGCTTCCGCTTCCGTCCCCGCTTCGACTGGAAGGGCCACGGGCTCGGCAAGACGGTGAAGCTCGCCAAGTGGACCGTGCTCTTCGTCCTCGCCAACCAGGCGGGCGTCCTGGTCGTCACCCAGCTCGCCACGGCCGCCGGCCAGGAGTCCGGAAAGAACGGCGCCGGCTTCCTCGCCTACTCGAACGCCCAGCTCATCTGGGGCATGCCGCAGGCCATCATCACCGTCTCCGTCATGGCCGCTCTGCTGCCGCGGATCTCCCGCGCCGCCCACGACGACGACCCCGGCGCCGTCCGCGACGACATCTCGCAGGGCCTGCGCAACTCGGCCGTCGCGATCGTCCCGGTCTCCTTCGCCTTCCTGGCCCTCGGCGTCCCGATGTGCACGCTGCTCTACGCCTCCAGCGGCGTCGAAGCCGCCCAGGGCATGGGCTTCATCCTGATGGCCTTCGGACTCGGCCTGATCCCCTACTCCGTCCAGTACGTCGTGCTCCGCGGCTTCTACGCCTACGAGGACACCCGGACGCCCTTCTACAACACGGTCATCGTCGCCGCCGTGAACGCGGCCACCTCGGCACTCTGTTACGTGCTCCTGCCCGCCCAGTGGGCCGTCGTCGGCATGGCCGCCTCCTACGGCCTCGCGTACGCCGTCGGCGTCGGCATCGCCTGGCGCCGCCTGCGCAACCGCCTCGGCGGCGACCTGGACGGCACCCAGGTGATGCGGACCTACGCGCGGCTCTGCATGGCCTCCGTGCCCGCCGCGATCGTCGCCGGCGCCGTCGGTTTCGGGCTTCTCAAGCTCCTGGGCGAGGGCGCCCTGGGCTCCCTCGTCGCCCTGCTCATCGGCGGAGCGGTCCTCCTGGGTGTCTTCTTCGTCGCGGCCAAGCGCATGCGGATCGCGGAGCTGAACACCCTGGTCGGGATGGTGCGCGGTCGTCTGGGACGCTGA
- a CDS encoding inositol-3-phosphate synthase, with protein sequence MGSVRVAIVGVGNCAASLVQGVEYYKDADPAAKVPGLMHVQFGEYHVGDVEFVAAFDVDAKKVGLDLSDAIGASENNTIKICDVPNAGVTVQRGHTFDGLGKYYRMTIEESAEEPVDVVQILKDRQVDVLVCYLPVGSEDAAKFYAQCAIDAKVAFVNALPVFIAGTKEWADKFTEAGVPIVGDDIKSQVGATITHRVMAKLFEDRGVRLERTMQLNVGGNMDFKNMLERDRLESKKISKTQAVTSQIPDRELGEKNVHIGPSDYVAWLDDRKWAYVRLEGRAFGDVPLNLEYKLEVWDSPNSAGVIIDALRAAKIAKDRGIGGPILSASSYFMKSPPVQYFDDEALANVEKFIKGEVER encoded by the coding sequence ATGGGTTCGGTTCGCGTAGCCATCGTCGGCGTGGGCAACTGCGCCGCCTCGCTGGTCCAGGGCGTCGAGTACTACAAGGACGCCGACCCGGCGGCCAAGGTGCCCGGCCTGATGCACGTCCAGTTCGGCGAGTACCACGTCGGTGACGTCGAGTTCGTCGCCGCCTTCGACGTCGACGCGAAGAAGGTCGGCCTCGACCTCTCCGACGCCATCGGCGCCAGCGAGAACAACACCATCAAGATCTGCGACGTCCCGAACGCGGGCGTCACGGTTCAGCGTGGTCACACCTTCGACGGTCTCGGTAAGTACTACCGCATGACCATCGAGGAGTCCGCCGAGGAGCCGGTCGACGTCGTCCAGATCCTCAAGGACCGCCAGGTCGACGTTCTCGTCTGCTACCTGCCCGTCGGTTCCGAGGACGCTGCGAAGTTCTACGCGCAGTGCGCCATCGACGCCAAGGTCGCCTTCGTCAACGCTCTCCCGGTCTTCATCGCCGGCACCAAGGAGTGGGCGGACAAGTTCACCGAGGCGGGCGTCCCGATCGTCGGCGACGACATCAAGTCGCAGGTCGGCGCGACCATCACGCACCGCGTGATGGCGAAGCTGTTCGAGGACCGCGGTGTCCGTCTTGAGCGCACCATGCAGCTCAACGTCGGCGGCAACATGGACTTCAAGAACATGCTCGAGCGTGACCGCCTCGAGTCCAAGAAGATCTCGAAGACGCAGGCCGTCACCTCGCAGATCCCCGACCGCGAGCTGGGCGAGAAGAACGTCCACATCGGTCCGTCGGACTACGTGGCCTGGCTGGACGACCGCAAGTGGGCGTACGTGCGTCTTGAGGGCCGCGCCTTCGGTGACGTTCCGCTGAACCTCGAGTACAAGCTCGAGGTGTGGGACTCCCCGAACTCCGCGGGTGTCATCATCGACGCCCTGCGCGCCGCGAAGATCGCCAAGGACCGCGGCATCGGCGGCCCCATCCTCTCCGCGTCGAGCTACTTCATGAAGAGCCCGCCGGTTCAGTACTTCGACGACGAGGCCCTGGCCAACGTCGAGAAGTTCATCAAGGGCGAGGTCGAGCGCTAA
- a CDS encoding CCA tRNA nucleotidyltransferase encodes MPNANEDTPTALSQVQRRAVSELLRVSPVADDLARRFQEAGFSLALVGGSVRDALLGRLGNDLDFTTDARPEDVLKIVRPWADSVWEVGIAFGTVGSQKDGYQIEVTTYRSEAYDRTSRKPEVSYGDSIDQDLVRRDFTVNAMAVALPEKEFIDPYGGLEDLAARVLRTPGTPEESFSDDPLRMMRAARFAAQLDFEVAPEVVTAMKEMSGRIEIVSAERVREELNKLLLSAHPRKGLGLLVDTGLADHVLPELPALRLESDEHHRHKDVYEHSLIVLEQAIDLEEDGPDLVLRLAALLHDIGKPRTRRFEKDGRVSFHHHEVVGAKMTKKRMTALKYSNEMIKDVSRLVELHLRFHGYGDGEWTDSAVRRYVRDGGPLLSRLHKLTRSDCTTRNKRKAAALSRTYDGLEERISQLQEQEELDAIRPDLDGNQIQEILAIGPGPAIGQAYKFLLELRLENGPMEQDQAVAALKEWWAARD; translated from the coding sequence GTGCCGAACGCCAACGAAGACACCCCGACTGCACTGAGCCAGGTGCAACGCCGCGCGGTCAGTGAACTGCTGCGCGTGTCCCCTGTCGCCGACGATCTCGCCCGCCGTTTCCAGGAGGCCGGGTTCAGCCTCGCGCTGGTCGGTGGCTCGGTACGGGATGCCCTGCTCGGCCGGCTCGGCAACGACCTGGACTTCACCACCGACGCCCGCCCCGAGGACGTCTTGAAGATCGTCCGCCCGTGGGCCGACTCCGTCTGGGAGGTCGGGATCGCCTTCGGGACGGTCGGCTCGCAGAAGGACGGCTACCAGATCGAGGTCACGACGTACCGCTCCGAGGCGTACGACCGGACCTCGCGCAAGCCCGAGGTCTCCTACGGCGACTCCATCGACCAGGATCTCGTCCGGCGGGACTTCACCGTCAACGCCATGGCCGTGGCCCTCCCCGAGAAGGAGTTCATCGACCCGTACGGCGGCTTGGAAGACCTCGCCGCCCGGGTCCTGCGGACGCCCGGTACGCCCGAGGAGTCCTTCTCCGACGACCCCCTGCGCATGATGCGGGCCGCGCGGTTCGCCGCCCAGCTGGACTTCGAGGTCGCCCCCGAGGTCGTCACGGCGATGAAGGAGATGTCCGGCCGGATCGAGATCGTCTCCGCCGAGCGGGTCAGGGAGGAGCTCAACAAGCTGCTGCTCTCGGCGCACCCCCGGAAGGGCCTCGGCCTGCTCGTGGACACCGGTCTCGCGGACCACGTGCTGCCCGAGCTGCCCGCGCTGCGCCTCGAAAGCGACGAGCACCACCGGCACAAGGACGTCTACGAGCACTCGCTGATCGTGCTCGAGCAGGCGATCGACCTGGAGGAGGACGGCCCCGACCTGGTGCTGCGTCTCGCTGCCCTGCTTCATGACATCGGCAAGCCGCGCACCCGTCGCTTCGAGAAGGACGGCAGGGTCTCCTTCCACCACCACGAGGTGGTGGGCGCGAAGATGACCAAGAAGCGCATGACCGCTCTCAAGTACTCCAACGAGATGATCAAGGACGTCTCGCGCCTGGTCGAGCTGCACCTCCGCTTCCACGGCTACGGGGACGGCGAGTGGACCGACTCGGCGGTACGCCGCTACGTCCGTGACGGGGGGCCGCTGCTCTCGCGCCTGCACAAGCTGACCCGTTCGGACTGCACCACGCGCAACAAGCGCAAGGCGGCCGCGCTCTCCCGTACGTACGACGGCCTGGAGGAGCGCATCTCCCAGCTCCAGGAGCAGGAGGAGCTGGACGCGATCCGTCCCGACCTGGACGGCAACCAGATCCAGGAGATCCTGGCCATCGGGCCCGGTCCGGCCATCGGCCAGGCGTACAAGTTCCTGCTGGAGCTGCGGCTGGAGAACGGCCCGATGGAGCAGGATCAGGCGGTCGCCGCGCTCAAGGAGTGGTGGGCGGCACGCGACTGA